One stretch of Podospora pseudoanserina strain CBS 124.78 chromosome 4, whole genome shotgun sequence DNA includes these proteins:
- the QCR6_1 gene encoding Cytochrome b-c1 complex subunit 6, mitochondrial (COG:C; EggNog:ENOG503P47Z): MLLCPCFFVRTTADAGGCLMYTECRNSKECAPAKHHFDECVERVTAAQSEEGGAKEDCVEEFFHLAHCATACAAPKLWSVLK; encoded by the exons ATGCTGTTGTGCCCTTGCTTTTTTGTGAGAACAACTGCTGACGctgggggttgtttgatgtATACAGAGTGCCGGAACTCCAAGGAGTGCGCCCCTGCCAAGCACCACTTTGACGAGTGCGTCGAGCGTGTCACCGCTGCCCAGtccgaggagggcggcgccAAGGAGGACTGCGTCGAGGAGT TCTTCCACCTTGCCCACTGCGCTACCGCCTGCGCCGCGCCCAAGCTCTGGTCCGTCCTCAAATAA
- the QCR6_2 gene encoding Cytochrome b-c1 complex subunit 6, mitochondrial (COG:C; EggNog:ENOG503P47Z), translating to MGFWDTITDLVEAATPWSVAEAEAPAHETTEETTAETTQEDTKTKAEAAAAEEEPAAEEAAEEEDEEEEEEEEEEEELQDPKDVFEEGGYIAAATPVAVAAYAVTNKSPHTTTTTTTTTTTTQTCTPRSRQQQRAMVVEEEEQEMWRAAMSLCELSGQAWARSGRPTR from the exons ATGGGTTTCTGGGATACCATCACTGACCTCGTCGAGGCTGCCACCCCTTGGTCggtggccgaggccgaggctcCCGCTCACGAAACG ACCGAGGAGACCACCGCCGAGACCACCCAGGAggacaccaagaccaaggccgaggctgctgccgctgaggaggagcccgccgctgaggaggctgctgaggaggaggatgaagaggaagaggaggaggaggaggaggaggaggagctccaaGATCCCAAGGATGTTTTCGAGGAAGGTGGGTACATCGCTGCTGCTACccccgtcgccgtcgccgcctatgccgtcaccaacaaatcaccacacaccaccaccaccaccactaccaccaccaccaccacccaaacatGCACACCACGGagccgccagcagcagcgagctatggttgtcgaggaggaggagcaagagatgTGGCGTGCTGCCATGTCGCTCTGCGAGCTGAGCGGGCAGGCGTGGGCCCGCAGTGGCCGACCGACTCGATGA
- a CDS encoding hypothetical protein (COG:T; EggNog:ENOG503P1TY), translating to MSINSKPVPRQPHIQYTFFSSRLMDQALAEQHQWTILRYSRSNDEDSWVMLTRDGEIVPIPGEKILHTSRPRVSLEITTPKELNIANPYTLKVDNGIAYITNERVIYLPIRPSENFKSFFAPALNFTDTHVQSSWIGPWSWGGTVRPVPGGGIPMHIPRIEVKFVFRDGGHSDFQNKYEWLKERLHHAREMGLNPGSNLEPPPPYEDNAPGPSSGPAGSAPAGTSDQPQPPPPVPDEPPPDYVEAQTQAISTQYEERVRQDAERQ from the exons atgtCAATAAA TTCTAAGCCTgttcctcgccaaccccacATCCAATACAcattcttttcttctcgcCTAATGGATCAGGCCTTGGCCGAGCAGCACCAATGGACCATCTTGCGATATTCTCGGTCTAACGATGAGGACAGCTGGGTCATGCTGACCCGTGACGGCGAGATTGTGCCTATCCCCGGGGAGAAAATCCTGCACACCTCACGGCCACGAGTCTCGTTGGAGATCACGACGCCGAAAGAGCTCAATATTGCCAACCCATACACTCTCAAAGTCGATAATGGCATTGCCTACATTACCAACGAGCGG GTGATATATCTCCCTATTAGACCTAGCGAGAATTTCAAGTCGTTCTTTGCACCCGCCTTGAACTTTACCGACACCCATGTACAGTCGTCATGGATTGGCCCCTGGAGTTGGGGTGGCACCGTCAGGCCTgtccccggcggcggcatccCCATGCACATCCCCCGGATCGAGGTCAAGTTTGTCTTCAGGGATGGGGGTCACAGCGACTTCCAGAACAAGTACGAGTGGCTCAAGGAACGTCTTCACCATGCCCGGGAAATGGGGCTGAACCCCGGTTCGAACTTGgagcctcctccgccctaCGAGGACAACGCGCCCGGACCTTCCTCCGGCCCGGCCGGCAGTGCCCCGGCCGGCACTTCTGATCAGCCTCAGCCGCCTCCACCCGTTCCCGACGAGCCGCCCCCGGACTATGTCGAGGCGCAGACTCAGGCTATTTCGACGCAGTATGAGGAGAGAGTGAGGCAGGATGCAGAGCGGCAATGA